In a genomic window of Paramicrobacterium chengjingii:
- a CDS encoding sugar phosphate isomerase/epimerase family protein yields MAKIGVQAMMLKDSFAEIGPYETLRKITDIGYHAVEISQIPMTTENIDELARARDELGMDIASLSTGLRGKPGLPLDTLTENYGKLVADCHRLNTSMVRIGMLPFDAMGSLEKVLEFCDDTNAYAKRLADDGIRLYYHNHHIEFAKYDGKLLLDVIADRAPDVGLELDAHWIQRGGKDPATTIKRYSDRVAMIHLKDYRIGQVPDEAFRALDSGDFPTFMQAFMGVVQFAEVGEGNLDFPGIIQAALDSDAEYLLVEQDQLYGRNVFDCLQTSYDNLVTLGYSELF; encoded by the coding sequence GTGGCGAAAATCGGCGTACAGGCAATGATGCTGAAGGATAGCTTTGCCGAGATCGGCCCTTACGAGACGCTGCGGAAGATCACCGACATCGGGTATCACGCCGTTGAGATTTCTCAGATCCCCATGACGACAGAGAACATCGACGAGCTCGCGCGCGCTCGCGATGAGCTGGGCATGGACATTGCATCCCTGTCTACGGGTCTTCGCGGTAAGCCCGGATTGCCCCTCGACACGCTCACGGAAAACTACGGCAAACTCGTCGCAGACTGCCATCGGTTAAACACGTCGATGGTGCGCATTGGAATGCTGCCCTTTGATGCGATGGGTTCGCTCGAGAAGGTTCTCGAATTCTGCGACGACACGAATGCATACGCAAAGCGCCTCGCCGACGATGGCATTCGCCTGTATTACCACAACCACCACATTGAGTTTGCCAAGTACGACGGGAAGCTGCTGCTCGATGTCATTGCCGACAGAGCGCCAGACGTCGGTCTCGAGCTGGATGCTCATTGGATTCAGCGCGGAGGCAAGGATCCAGCGACGACGATCAAGCGTTACAGCGATCGCGTGGCGATGATCCATCTCAAGGACTACCGCATCGGTCAGGTGCCGGACGAAGCCTTCAGGGCACTCGACTCAGGCGACTTTCCCACCTTCATGCAGGCGTTCATGGGCGTTGTGCAGTTTGCGGAAGTGGGCGAAGGTAACCTCGACTTCCCTGGGATTATCCAGGCAGCACTCGACAGTGACGCAGAGTATTTGCTTGTCGAGCAAGATCAGCTTTACGGCCGGAATGTCTTCGACTGCCTGCAGACCTCGTATGACAACCTCGTGACGCTCGGATACAGCGAACTATTCTGA
- the uidB gene encoding glucuronide transporter produces MSAPSATQPAKGKLTKLSIVGYGAGDAANNLAFTTATMFLLVYYTDVAGISAAAAGTLLLVVRVFDAFSDIFAGRIVDRVFNKRLGKFRPFIMFGSVPLLVLSCLTFSVPQIGESGMLLYAYLTYAALGLAYSLVNIPYGSLAGAMTQDAGERAKLASARSVGAMIVGAGLGVFVAPLIVPGADLQTMFTFLTLGFVVVGTALYLFTALTAKERVVRDVHNVSMKQSFATLKHNRPLLMLCLSSFVFLTGMLALATVQLYYLRDVLNALPLYAVVSVAQIVMTFGLAAVMPKLVRTWGKRAGYIVGGLIMAAGGAIMFFTPSSLVWLGFSGLLLAQLGIVLVNMLVWTLEADTVEYGEWKTGVRSEGIIYALFSFTRKTGQAVGGALAAFALSWGGYAAGAAEQTAHAELGIRAGAGLIPLVCSIVAIAIMIFYPLTDSRHREIVAEIDARRERGETASIDPALSTAAFQSQRPMSSTPPVD; encoded by the coding sequence TTGAGCGCCCCGTCGGCAACGCAACCCGCGAAAGGAAAGCTCACAAAGCTGAGCATCGTCGGATACGGAGCGGGTGACGCAGCAAACAACCTCGCCTTCACAACGGCGACGATGTTCCTTCTGGTCTATTACACGGATGTTGCGGGAATCTCCGCAGCAGCGGCCGGAACGCTCCTGCTTGTCGTTCGCGTTTTCGATGCCTTCTCTGACATCTTTGCCGGGCGCATTGTCGACCGTGTCTTCAACAAGCGACTGGGCAAGTTTCGCCCGTTCATCATGTTCGGTTCTGTACCGCTTCTCGTGCTCTCCTGCCTCACGTTCTCAGTGCCGCAGATTGGCGAGAGCGGCATGCTTCTCTACGCGTATCTCACCTATGCGGCGCTCGGCCTCGCCTATAGTCTCGTCAACATTCCGTACGGCTCCCTTGCCGGCGCCATGACACAGGATGCCGGTGAGCGCGCCAAGCTTGCCAGCGCTCGGTCCGTCGGCGCAATGATCGTGGGTGCTGGTCTTGGTGTGTTCGTCGCACCGTTGATCGTCCCCGGCGCCGACCTGCAGACCATGTTCACATTCCTAACACTCGGTTTCGTCGTCGTTGGCACGGCGCTGTACTTGTTCACCGCGTTAACGGCGAAAGAGCGCGTGGTTCGTGACGTGCATAATGTCTCGATGAAGCAGAGTTTCGCGACGCTGAAGCACAACCGTCCGCTTCTGATGCTGTGCCTGAGCTCGTTCGTGTTTCTCACCGGAATGCTGGCGCTCGCGACCGTGCAACTGTATTACCTGCGCGACGTGCTCAATGCTCTTCCGCTGTATGCCGTGGTCTCCGTCGCTCAGATCGTGATGACATTCGGTCTCGCTGCCGTCATGCCTAAGCTCGTTCGCACATGGGGTAAACGCGCCGGGTATATCGTTGGCGGGCTCATCATGGCGGCAGGTGGCGCAATCATGTTCTTCACGCCGTCAAGCCTCGTGTGGCTCGGCTTCAGCGGCCTTCTGCTCGCGCAGCTGGGTATCGTGCTGGTGAACATGCTCGTCTGGACGCTTGAAGCAGACACCGTTGAGTACGGCGAGTGGAAGACAGGCGTACGGTCTGAGGGCATCATCTACGCGCTCTTCTCATTCACACGAAAGACGGGTCAGGCCGTTGGGGGAGCGCTCGCGGCATTCGCGCTCTCGTGGGGTGGCTATGCAGCCGGGGCTGCAGAGCAGACCGCGCACGCTGAGCTGGGTATCCGTGCTGGGGCAGGCCTCATCCCGCTCGTCTGCTCGATTGTGGCCATAGCAATCATGATCTTCTACCCGCTGACTGACAGCCGTCACCGTGAGATCGTTGCTGAGATCGATGCACGCCGCGAGCGTGGCGAGACGGCATCCATTGACCCAGCGCTGTCGACGGCAGCTTTTCAGTCTCAGCGACCCATGAGCTCGACACCACCAGTCGACTGA
- the manD gene encoding D-mannonate dehydratase ManD: MKIDKAEVIVTSPDRNFVTLKLTTDDGLTGLGDATLNGRELAVVAYLKEHIVPLLIGRDASNIEDTWQFLYRSGYWRRGPVTMASIAAVDMALWDIKGKAAGMPVYQLLGGASRNGMMAYGHASGKELPELFDSIREHQSLGYRSIRVQTGVPGLESIYGIASNKGLPGNEGVRYDHEPAQRGALPSQEDWDTRSYLRHVPTVFEAVRNEFGPELPLLHDGHHRMTPLQAAKLGKDLEPYDLFWLEDCTPAENQEALRLVRQHTTTPLAIGEIFNTVWDFQSLISEQLIDYVRAASTHFGGISPLKKVMDYAAMYQVKSGFHGPTDISPVGFAAQLHVGLAIHNYGIQEYMQHGDKTNAVFDQSMTFDDGYLHPGNKPGLGVELDTDEAGQYPYETAYLPYNRLADGTVHDW; encoded by the coding sequence GTGAAGATCGACAAGGCCGAAGTTATTGTCACCAGCCCTGACCGCAACTTCGTCACGCTGAAGCTGACGACAGACGACGGCTTGACGGGCCTCGGAGACGCAACGCTCAACGGTCGTGAGCTTGCCGTTGTCGCGTACCTCAAAGAGCACATTGTTCCTCTGCTGATCGGGCGCGACGCCTCCAACATCGAGGACACGTGGCAGTTTCTCTACCGCAGCGGATACTGGCGCCGTGGACCCGTGACAATGGCATCGATCGCCGCCGTCGACATGGCGCTCTGGGACATCAAGGGCAAGGCCGCGGGCATGCCCGTCTACCAGCTTCTCGGTGGCGCGAGCCGAAACGGCATGATGGCGTACGGCCATGCCTCGGGCAAGGAGCTTCCCGAACTGTTCGACTCGATCCGCGAGCACCAGTCTCTTGGTTACCGGTCGATTCGCGTTCAGACGGGCGTTCCCGGCCTTGAGTCCATCTACGGCATTGCGTCAAACAAGGGCCTTCCCGGCAATGAGGGAGTTCGCTACGATCACGAGCCGGCACAGCGTGGAGCGCTGCCGTCGCAAGAGGACTGGGACACCCGCTCATACCTGCGCCACGTTCCGACGGTGTTCGAGGCCGTCCGCAACGAATTCGGGCCCGAGTTGCCTCTGCTGCACGACGGCCACCACCGCATGACCCCGCTGCAGGCGGCGAAGCTCGGCAAAGATCTCGAGCCGTACGACCTGTTCTGGCTTGAAGACTGCACGCCAGCCGAAAACCAGGAGGCACTGCGTCTCGTGCGCCAGCACACGACGACGCCGCTCGCGATCGGTGAGATCTTCAACACGGTGTGGGACTTCCAGAGTCTCATTTCCGAGCAACTCATCGACTATGTGCGTGCAGCGTCCACACACTTCGGCGGTATCAGCCCGCTCAAGAAGGTAATGGACTACGCGGCCATGTACCAGGTGAAGTCGGGCTTTCACGGCCCCACGGATATCTCGCCTGTCGGGTTTGCCGCGCAACTGCATGTCGGTCTCGCGATTCACAACTACGGCATTCAGGAATACATGCAGCACGGCGACAAGACGAACGCCGTCTTCGACCAGTCAATGACCTTCGACGATGGTTATCTTCACCCGGGGAACAAGCCCGGACTTGGCGTTGAGCTCGACACGGATGAAGCAGGTCAGTACCCCTACGAAACGGCGTACCTTCCCTATAACCGTCTCGCCGACGGAACAGTTCATGACTGGTGA
- a CDS encoding gluconokinase, with amino-acid sequence MNSSPTQTHAPQIVVMGVSGSGKSTVGLALATALDVPFTDGDSLHSQSNIDKMAAGVPLTDEDRWPWLAEVGRVLHDSGQSGAGSVVACSALRRSYRDAILAVAPDAIFVHLTGDRDVLARRMSGRSDHFMPTTLLDSQIDTLEPPHSDEPAVHVDIDQPVAGIVESAQARIESVLGDRNR; translated from the coding sequence ATGAATTCCTCTCCGACACAGACGCACGCGCCGCAGATCGTAGTGATGGGCGTCTCCGGCTCAGGCAAGAGCACCGTCGGCTTGGCGCTGGCCACCGCGCTCGACGTGCCGTTTACTGATGGAGATTCGCTGCACTCACAGTCGAATATCGACAAGATGGCTGCAGGCGTTCCGCTGACAGACGAAGATCGCTGGCCCTGGCTCGCTGAGGTGGGCCGCGTGCTTCACGACTCGGGACAGTCGGGAGCGGGGTCCGTTGTCGCGTGCTCGGCGTTGCGTCGTTCGTATCGTGACGCGATTCTTGCCGTGGCTCCCGACGCGATCTTCGTGCACCTCACGGGTGACCGCGATGTGCTCGCGCGGCGGATGTCGGGGCGAAGCGACCATTTCATGCCGACGACACTTCTGGATTCTCAGATCGACACGCTCGAGCCGCCCCACTCAGACGAGCCTGCCGTGCACGTCGACATCGACCAGCCGGTGGCAGGAATCGTCGAGAGCGCGCAGGCTCGGATCGAGAGCGTGCTGGGCGACCGCAATCGCTGA
- a CDS encoding 50S ribosomal protein L25/general stress protein Ctc gives MADQLKLGAETRESFGKGAARKLRAAGKIPAVVYGHGAAPLHLTLPGHETMLLLRRSNALIELDVEGKKHLSLVKDVQRDPVTQIIEHVDLIVIKKGERVDVEVPVHFEGESFSGTILMVEVNTVRLNVAATNIPQSLVFSIEGAVEGTQVLAGDIELPEGAELAEEADLFLAHITVPSAPSEEEEEAAEEAAAEAAESEPEE, from the coding sequence ATGGCTGATCAGCTCAAGCTCGGCGCGGAAACGCGCGAGTCGTTTGGCAAGGGCGCGGCGCGCAAGCTTCGCGCCGCAGGCAAGATTCCCGCGGTGGTCTATGGCCACGGCGCCGCACCTTTGCACCTCACACTTCCCGGGCACGAGACGATGCTTCTGCTGCGCCGCAGCAACGCGCTCATCGAGCTCGACGTTGAGGGCAAGAAGCACCTCTCGCTCGTCAAAGACGTTCAGCGCGACCCGGTGACGCAGATTATCGAGCATGTCGATCTCATCGTCATCAAGAAGGGTGAGCGCGTCGACGTCGAGGTGCCCGTGCACTTCGAGGGCGAGTCGTTCAGCGGCACCATCTTGATGGTGGAGGTCAACACCGTTCGCCTCAACGTCGCTGCGACAAACATTCCTCAGAGCCTCGTGTTCTCCATCGAAGGCGCTGTCGAAGGCACGCAGGTGCTTGCCGGTGACATTGAGCTGCCCGAGGGCGCAGAGCTCGCCGAAGAAGCAGACCTGTTCCTCGCGCACATCACCGTACCGAGCGCTCCGTCTGAAGAAGAGGAAGAGGCTGCCGAAGAGGCAGCAGCCGAGGCCGCTGAGAGCGAGCCCGAAGAGTAA
- the pth gene encoding aminoacyl-tRNA hydrolase, with the protein MAADTWLVVGLGNPGSGYANTRHNVGQMVADELARRLGTKFSRHKAHALVAEGRMVPGGPKIVVAKSMSYMNTSGGPVAALLAYYSLDVDRLIVVHDELDIPFDTLKLKTGGGHGGHNGLRDIGKAASADFTRVRVGIGRPPGRQDAADYVLRPFGADERSALPSVIADAADAVMLIVDDGLVAAQQKVHAPRT; encoded by the coding sequence ATGGCAGCCGACACCTGGCTCGTCGTCGGCCTGGGCAACCCCGGCTCCGGGTATGCGAACACGCGGCACAATGTGGGCCAGATGGTTGCCGATGAACTCGCACGCCGTCTGGGCACGAAATTCTCACGCCACAAGGCCCACGCTCTGGTCGCAGAGGGGCGGATGGTTCCAGGCGGACCCAAGATCGTCGTTGCCAAGAGCATGTCTTACATGAATACCTCGGGGGGCCCTGTCGCGGCGCTTCTCGCCTACTATTCGCTCGATGTCGACAGGCTGATCGTCGTGCACGACGAACTCGACATTCCCTTCGACACCTTGAAGCTCAAGACGGGCGGAGGGCATGGAGGGCACAACGGCTTGCGAGACATCGGCAAAGCGGCATCCGCCGACTTCACTCGCGTTCGTGTCGGCATCGGTCGACCGCCCGGGCGGCAAGACGCCGCTGATTACGTACTGCGCCCATTTGGCGCAGATGAGCGTTCGGCGCTGCCATCGGTGATTGCGGATGCCGCAGACGCCGTCATGCTGATCGTCGACGACGGCCTTGTCGCCGCGCAGCAGAAAGTTCACGCTCCGCGGACATGA
- the mfd gene encoding transcription-repair coupling factor, with protein sequence MKLQGLSRILAHDPSYSTALTYADQSADFSVAEGMRLALLGGLIERRRAAGKPPAVLVVTATGRESESVQQALPSFAPDAEIVAFPAWETLPHERLSPSSEIVGRRIDALWRMAEWTGEKPLVIVASVRAALQPVAHDLTDIEPIRLHAGSRGHELGDIVTRLVELAYSRVDLVSRRGEFAVRGGILDVFPTTADHPVRVEFFGDEVDQIKPFSVSDQRSSTEEYSEVSLLPSRELLLTPNVRQRAAEMLPEFPSLSTMLEKVAVGIPVEGMESLAPALLDRLVSIAHYLPEGTGVAVLSPERVVARSISLSETNREFLEAAWSAATAGAEAPIDLGAGEFISLNTLRDDVTLTRPGEQKAESPWWTFSPFQQRPDDLLPEELELDDLTEVRVAADPVPSFQGNVDGAIGHVDERRLAGWSIAVAAQGQGLVERALDVLTERGIPARIVEELPDAVETGVVYLVQAVIEHGFELPGISFALVGEAEFYGRSVGYDSRAVKKLATRRKNVVDPLQLKAGDHVVHQTHGIGRFVEMTRREVSTGGRNAVKTMREYLVLEYAPSKRGFPGDKLLVPTDQLDLLTRYVGGESPALSKMGGSDWSQAKSKARKAVRDIAVELVKLYAARMAAKGHAFGPDTPWQRELEDAFPFAETPDQLTTIDEVKRDMERPIPMDRLLSGDVGFGKTEVAVRAAFKAVQEGKQVAILVPTTLLVKQHGETFQERFAGFPVHLRSLSRFQSDKDARETFEGLAQGSVDVVIGTHRLLTEKVSFKNLGLVIVDEEQRFGVEHKDSLKKLKTNVDVLAMSATPIPRTLEMAVTGIREMSTLATPPEERHPILSFVGPRNDKQMSAAIRRELLREGQVFFVHNRVASINRVATELAELVPEARIAIAHGKLSESILEQVVVDFWERKFDVLVCTTIIETGLDIQNANTIIIDKADKYGLSQLHQLRGRVGRGRERAYAYFLYDGEKPLSETAQDRLETIAANNELGSGMQVALKDLEIRGAGNLLGGEQAGHIAGVGFDLYLRMIGEAVSTFRGDVAEGQTELRLEIPVDANIPEEYIDSERLRLEAYQKLSAAAAPAAADDQIDLVIDELVDRYGPLPERVQSLVAVTRLRQRAQRSNLSEVITMGTNLRLAPVDLPDSIQVRLKRMYPKARMLSQANALVVPIPQPNGEAMADTDLITWVQQLLDAILPVKPKETEQTPVS encoded by the coding sequence GTGAAACTCCAGGGCCTCAGCCGCATTCTCGCCCACGATCCCAGCTATTCCACAGCGCTCACCTACGCCGATCAGAGCGCCGACTTCTCGGTTGCCGAGGGCATGCGTCTTGCGCTGCTCGGAGGACTGATCGAGCGTCGGCGGGCCGCAGGCAAACCGCCTGCCGTGCTCGTTGTGACAGCGACCGGGCGTGAATCAGAGAGCGTGCAGCAGGCGCTGCCCAGCTTCGCCCCCGACGCAGAGATTGTGGCGTTTCCCGCATGGGAGACACTGCCACACGAGCGACTGAGCCCCAGCTCGGAGATTGTGGGGCGTCGCATTGATGCGCTCTGGCGTATGGCGGAATGGACGGGGGAGAAGCCCCTTGTGATCGTTGCGTCTGTGCGCGCTGCGTTGCAACCTGTCGCTCACGACCTCACCGACATTGAGCCGATACGGCTCCACGCGGGAAGCCGAGGGCACGAGCTGGGCGACATCGTCACCCGGCTCGTTGAGCTAGCGTACTCGCGCGTCGATCTCGTGTCGCGTCGTGGTGAGTTCGCCGTGCGCGGTGGCATCCTCGATGTCTTTCCTACGACAGCCGACCACCCCGTGCGTGTCGAGTTCTTTGGCGACGAGGTTGACCAGATCAAGCCGTTCTCGGTGTCGGATCAACGGTCGAGCACCGAGGAATACAGCGAGGTCTCACTTCTTCCCAGCAGGGAACTGCTGCTGACTCCTAACGTGAGACAGCGGGCAGCAGAGATGCTCCCCGAGTTTCCGAGCCTCTCGACGATGCTCGAGAAAGTGGCTGTCGGAATCCCGGTTGAAGGCATGGAATCCCTCGCTCCCGCGCTTCTCGATCGGCTTGTTTCGATTGCTCACTACCTGCCTGAGGGAACGGGCGTGGCTGTGCTTTCGCCCGAACGGGTCGTCGCGCGATCGATCAGTCTTTCTGAAACCAACCGCGAATTTCTTGAAGCCGCGTGGAGCGCCGCGACAGCGGGAGCCGAGGCGCCCATCGATCTGGGCGCGGGCGAGTTCATCTCGTTGAACACGCTGCGCGACGACGTGACGCTCACGCGCCCGGGCGAGCAGAAGGCAGAGAGCCCGTGGTGGACATTCAGCCCGTTTCAGCAGCGACCAGACGATCTGCTTCCTGAAGAACTCGAACTCGACGACCTCACGGAGGTGCGTGTCGCTGCTGATCCTGTGCCGAGTTTCCAAGGCAACGTCGACGGTGCCATCGGGCACGTCGACGAACGGCGCCTGGCAGGGTGGTCCATTGCCGTGGCGGCGCAGGGGCAGGGTCTCGTCGAGCGAGCACTCGACGTGCTCACAGAACGCGGCATTCCCGCTCGCATCGTCGAAGAACTTCCGGATGCTGTCGAAACTGGCGTCGTGTACTTGGTTCAGGCCGTCATCGAGCATGGTTTCGAGCTCCCGGGCATCTCATTCGCTCTTGTGGGAGAGGCCGAATTCTACGGTCGATCCGTCGGCTACGACTCGCGTGCCGTCAAGAAGCTCGCCACCCGTCGTAAGAACGTGGTCGATCCGCTGCAGCTGAAGGCCGGCGATCACGTCGTGCACCAGACGCACGGCATCGGCCGCTTTGTCGAAATGACGCGGCGCGAGGTCTCTACCGGCGGCCGCAACGCGGTGAAGACGATGCGCGAGTATCTTGTGCTGGAGTATGCACCGTCAAAGCGCGGATTCCCCGGTGACAAATTGCTCGTTCCTACCGATCAGCTCGACTTGCTCACGCGATACGTCGGCGGGGAGTCGCCGGCGCTGTCGAAAATGGGCGGAAGCGACTGGTCTCAGGCAAAGAGCAAGGCCCGAAAGGCCGTGCGCGACATCGCTGTGGAGCTCGTGAAGCTCTACGCCGCACGAATGGCAGCGAAGGGGCATGCCTTCGGGCCGGACACTCCGTGGCAGCGTGAACTTGAAGACGCGTTCCCCTTTGCCGAGACGCCAGACCAGCTCACGACGATTGACGAAGTGAAGCGCGACATGGAGCGCCCGATTCCCATGGATCGCCTGCTGTCGGGCGACGTGGGGTTCGGTAAGACTGAGGTGGCTGTGCGCGCCGCGTTCAAGGCAGTGCAGGAGGGCAAGCAGGTGGCGATCCTCGTGCCGACAACCTTGCTTGTCAAGCAGCACGGGGAGACCTTCCAGGAGCGTTTCGCCGGGTTCCCCGTGCATCTGCGGTCACTCAGCCGGTTCCAGTCAGACAAAGATGCACGCGAGACGTTCGAGGGCCTGGCGCAGGGAAGTGTCGATGTCGTGATCGGCACCCACCGGCTGCTCACCGAGAAGGTGTCGTTCAAGAATCTTGGGCTGGTGATCGTCGACGAGGAGCAGCGATTTGGTGTCGAGCACAAAGACTCTCTCAAGAAGCTGAAGACGAACGTCGACGTGCTCGCGATGAGCGCAACCCCGATTCCTCGAACGCTGGAGATGGCCGTGACAGGCATCCGCGAGATGTCGACGCTCGCGACTCCTCCCGAGGAGCGGCACCCGATTTTGAGTTTCGTCGGGCCGCGCAACGATAAGCAGATGAGCGCTGCGATTCGTCGAGAGCTGCTGCGCGAGGGCCAGGTGTTCTTCGTGCACAATCGTGTGGCGAGCATCAACCGCGTCGCGACGGAGCTGGCAGAACTCGTGCCAGAGGCGCGCATCGCCATCGCACACGGAAAGCTGTCGGAGTCGATTCTCGAGCAGGTAGTCGTGGACTTCTGGGAGCGTAAGTTCGACGTGCTCGTCTGCACGACGATCATCGAGACCGGCCTCGACATTCAGAACGCGAACACCATCATCATCGACAAGGCAGACAAATATGGTCTGAGCCAGCTGCACCAGCTTCGCGGTCGTGTCGGACGTGGTCGTGAACGTGCCTATGCCTACTTTCTCTACGACGGAGAGAAGCCGCTGTCGGAGACTGCCCAGGATCGCCTTGAGACGATCGCAGCGAACAACGAGTTGGGCAGCGGAATGCAGGTCGCCCTCAAAGACTTGGAGATCCGCGGGGCCGGGAATCTGCTCGGCGGCGAGCAGGCAGGGCACATCGCGGGGGTCGGGTTCGACCTGTACCTGCGCATGATCGGCGAAGCTGTTTCGACGTTCCGCGGAGACGTCGCCGAGGGGCAAACCGAGTTGCGACTCGAAATTCCCGTCGACGCGAATATTCCCGAGGAGTACATCGACAGCGAACGCTTGCGTCTCGAGGCGTATCAAAAGCTCTCTGCAGCGGCAGCGCCTGCCGCAGCGGACGACCAGATCGACCTCGTGATCGACGAGCTCGTCGACCGTTACGGTCCTCTGCCGGAACGCGTTCAGAGCCTCGTCGCCGTCACGCGTCTGCGGCAGAGGGCGCAACGCTCCAACCTCTCCGAGGTCATCACGATGGGTACTAACCTTCGGCTCGCCCCGGTGGATCTCCCCGACTCGATTCAGGTGCGACTCAAGCGCATGTACCCGAAGGCGAGGATGCTTTCTCAGGCGAACGCCCTTGTCGTGCCGATCCCGCAGCCGAATGGTGAGGCGATGGCCGATACCGACCTGATTACGTGGGTGCAGCAGCTGCTCGACGCCATTCTGCCGGTGAAGCCGAAGGAGACGGAGCAGACGCCGGTGTCGTAG
- a CDS encoding SRPBCC family protein: MTSTFTLVTDAPVDIGALFEISLDIDAHASSMSQSGEQAISGVTSGRIGLGETVTWRARHFGIWFAMTSEIVTLERPELFVDQQAKGPFKLFRHEHRFERRAMGTRMTDTITLASPVFGRAAECIVLVPYLRRLIIKRNTELVAALS, translated from the coding sequence ATGACCTCAACCTTCACGCTCGTCACTGATGCTCCGGTCGACATTGGTGCGCTGTTCGAGATCTCGCTGGACATCGATGCTCACGCCAGCTCGATGTCTCAGTCGGGAGAGCAGGCGATATCTGGGGTCACTTCGGGACGGATCGGGCTTGGCGAGACTGTCACATGGAGGGCCCGCCATTTCGGTATCTGGTTCGCGATGACGTCAGAGATCGTCACATTGGAACGACCAGAACTGTTTGTGGATCAGCAGGCGAAAGGGCCGTTCAAACTCTTCCGGCACGAGCATAGGTTTGAACGACGCGCCATGGGTACGCGGATGACCGACACGATCACTCTCGCGTCACCGGTTTTCGGGCGTGCGGCCGAATGCATCGTGCTTGTGCCCTACCTACGTCGTCTGATCATCAAGCGGAACACCGAGCTCGTCGCCGCGTTGAGCTGA